In Polyangiaceae bacterium, the genomic window CTCTGAGACTGAAGGCGGCGTTCAGTCCTTGCCAGAGTGCATCCAGCCACGCTTGTCGACGCGGGTCCTCCTTCTTCTTGTAACCCGAGACCGCCTCGCTCTGGTCGGGCAGGAGGAATTGCAAGCACGCCCGGGGGTGCGTCTCGAGCAGGGTGCCGACTCGCGGAGCCAACGCCTCGGCGAGCTGTCGCCCGCGTACCGGCACCGCCATGAGCGAGTTCTGAGAGGCGACCCAGTCGCGGCAGCCCGCCGGCAGCAAGGCCCGGAGTTGCTCGTCCGAGGAACGAAACCCGTTCTCCTCGCTCAGGGCGTAGGTGAGCTGCGCGTCGACCGCGGCGGCTGCCACTTCGTTGCTCGTTGCGGCTTCGACAATTTCCGCGAGCGTGCGTCGCGCGGGGCCGTTCACCAGCGTCAGGCCGTCGTCTTGCTCCACGATCAGGCAGGCCCAGGTGTTGGAGCGGCCTGCCACGTCGATGCCCATGAAGAGTGTGTCCATGCCTCGTCCTTTCTGACTCTCACGACTGCGCCCACGCTGACGACGGGGAGGACGGGAGCCTGACGTCGAGCTGGAGGATCTGTGCACGGGCGCCCACGACTAGTGCGGTCTCCTCCTCATCTAACGGGTCCCCGAACATCTCGATGAATCGTGGCCGCGCCTCGCGCGACAGCGCCTCGAAGCACAGTCGCGCGAACTGACGGTCGGCGCGTACCCGGACGACCAAAGCAGCGAAGCGCAGGCCGAAACGCCCGACGCACTCGGCGCAGAACACGCTCGCGAGCCGGGACGGAGTCAGACAGCACGGGCAGGCGCCGATGCGCGGCAGAGCATGGGAGGTCACTGCAGTGACAGACGCTCGGCGTGCGCTCCGCTTGACAGGCCCCAGCCCCCCGCCGACTAACGCGCGTGCTTGGTCGGCTTCTTCGCGCTCTTGCGCCGAGCCTGCCGCTCCTTCCACTCGACCAGGGCCGAGCGATGCCACGCGAAGACGGCTTGCCACGTCTCGTGCGCTACCGGGCCGTTTTGAAAGCCGCGGAGCTGCGCAACGCGCGGGTGGCTCCCGCTCAGGTCGATTTCCAGTGTGGCTCGCTCGGGGCTGAGGACGCGGTAGATGCAGGCCAGACGGTTCCTCACGTCCCGGGCGTAGACCACGGAACAGTACTGCATGACACGCCCTTCCGCGTCGAGCTCCGCGAGCGTCCGAATGGGAACGATGTCCTTCGACCCCCGGAGTGCGGGCCTCGGAAATTTCTCGCGGTCATCAGTGGAGAACGTCTTGTCTGTCTGGATCAGCTGGTCTGCCAGCTCGTCGTGCAGAGTGCGCAACGCGCCGACCTGCTGAAGGTTGCGGAGGCGAGCCTCGATGTCTTGCACGCCCAACGCGGTCGCCAGGCCGGTACCGGTTCTGGCACTGGAGCTTCAAGGTGTACGGGCTGCAGGACGTCACGACACGCATCGCCGCGGCCCTGCGCGCGTTGAGCTCGGACGGCATGCTCCACCCGTGGTTCGTGCAGATCGTCGACGAGGGAACGGGCCGCAAATTCGAGGGCAGTCACAACGAGCGATGGCTGCACGAGACTCGTCCCGTCGTCGAGGCCTTCCTGCACGCGAAGTACTTCCTGGAGATGGTCTGCCGCTACGGACGTGAGCTCGAGGAACCTCCGAAGACGCTGCCGAGCGGATGGGCCGCGGTGCTGGAGCTGTACGGCATCCGGTGAGCGCCCACGGAGGCCCCGAGCCTCGCCTCAGCGCGCAGCGCCTAGCACAGCCGCTCGAGCACGCGCTCGGCGCGGTCGCGGTCCGTGTCGGCGGCGCAGAGCTGCTCGAGCAGCCGCTGGCCGCGACTGGCCCATTGCCAGAGCGTCTGCTCGCTCGGTTCGCCGAGGTCCTGCTGGCGGAGGCGCTCGGCGACTTCCGCCGACGTGTCAGCGCAGATCCGCAGCCAGTAGCAGGTCCAGATTTGTGCCCGCGCCCGGGACGTCGGGGGCGCGGCCGCAGCGGCCGCGTCGGCGTAGTGCCGGATCGCTGCGTCGCGCGCCCGCGCTTCCTGGTCCAGCTCGACCAGGAAGTCGGCTCGCGGGAAGACGCCGGACTGCTCGGTGTGTGCGGCGGCGGGCGAGTCTTCGGCCACGTGACGGGCGCGGAATCGGGCGCGCGAGCGGTGCTCGTCGATGGCGGCGTTCGCGGCCATCGTGCGCAGCCAGCCCCTGGCGTTTCGCACCGACTCGGGTTCCGGCTGCTCGAAGTAGGCGTTGACGCGGATCAGCACCTTCTGGCGGAGCTCGTCGAGGTCGAGGCCTGACGCGTTGCAGAAGATCTGCCCGCGGTGGGCGCGCAGTGAGCGGTCGAGGCGCGTGAACCGCCGCTCGAAGGCGGCGCGGTCGCCGTCACGGACGGCGCGGTGCACGGCGCTGACGGCCGTGTCGAGGTCCGGGACGTGGGGCGGGGGGCACGAGGTGCCCGGTCGAGGGTCGAGGGGGTTGCGGGAGCGGGACGCGGCGTTGTTCATGCGCCTTAGTACTGGCGAGCACGTCCGGGTTACGGCGGGTGGCGGAAACAGTGACCATGGGCTTCACGGGTCAGACGCTCCGTCGCATGCCACGCCTCCTGGCCTTCATGCTCCAGGAACGCCCACGTGAGGATGTCCGCGACTGCGTGCTCCGCGATGCGCGTGCGAGTCTGCTCGTCCAGGCTGTCGTGAAGCGCGGCGAGCTTCGCCGTCGCCCAGCGCATCCACATCGCCTCCGTCGGGCGTCCCCCGTCGAACGCCGCCAGCGCCGCCCCGCGCTCAAACATCCAACGTTCCCGTCCGTCGACGACGCGTTTCTGGCGCGGGACGCGCTCGGCGAGCGCCGGGTCCTCGCCCACCTGCTCGAGCAGCTCTCGCAGGGTGCGCAGCTCGCTGGTTGCGCGGCCGATCTTGCGGAGCTCCGCATCGTGACGCTTGAGCGTTCGCATCACCTGCCGCGGCTCGCGATCGAGCTCTGCCGCGAGCTGTGCCAGAGACACCCACCCGTCCGGGGCTCCCCGCTGCGATCGCTCTTGCCCTGGCGACACCTTGCGTCGACGCAAGCGCCGCGTGGTGATCGGGGCGGCGGCACGGCGCCGCGGCAGCTTCTTGGCGAGCTTCGCGACCTTCCCCGCGTCGTAGAGGGTGCGCCAAGCCGTCTGCCCGTCGGGAAGCCACGTGCCCGCGCGCGCCGGCTCTAGGTGCACCCGCAGCGTCGTCGTCGGGATGCCTTCGAATCGCGCGTCCCTCAGAAGTTGAGCGAGGGTCACGGTGCCAGGGGGCTGAACCCCGCCACGATGTACCGCCATGGGCCGACCCGTCGATGAATGTAGCCTGGGTCTCGACCACGACCAATCCGCCAGGGGGCTGCAGGTCTCGGTGTCAGGAACGCCCACGGCGCAGCGTCCTCAAGGCTTGGCGGCTAGGTGCCAGGCTGATATGAACGGCGCGCACGTATCTGCCGGACGGAGCGAAGTCATGCCCAAGATCGTCATTGCAGACAACCAGTGGTGGTACAGCAAGTACCCGCTCGGTCGCGAAGTCGCAGAATGCCAGTACGTCGTTCTAAACATCGGAGGGCGACAATGCCCCATGGTGCACTCGGAGCCCGGGAAAGACGGTCGGCCCACCCACTCTTTCAAGTTCGTCAACAGAGAAGACGTCGCGCTGTGGCGGAGCCTTGCCGGCAGCGAGGTCGAAGTAGCCATCGACTACGCAGGCCCAGAAGACCCCCCCATTGATCTAGCATTTGGCGACGACAGCGCGATCGAGCACGTCGATTCGACGGTTCCCGTTCAGCACTTGCGGGCCGAAACCACGGTCCGTCGAGCGGGCGTGACCCGCTTCGACGCCTATGTGTTTGTCGACTTCAGCGCCAACTCTGAACCCAAGGCAGGGAAGGACAGCATCTGGGTTGGCGAGGGCGTGTTCGTCGAGAATGTCTTGGTCGTGTCCGCCGACCGGGCGTCGAATCCGCGGACACGCGCGGACTGCGCGTCAGAGATTGCGGGCAAGATTCGCGGCCACGTCGAGGCGGGGCGCAAGGTGCTGCTGGGGCTCGACATCCCCTACGGCTACCCTCACGACGCTTACCCACTCCTGTTTCCGAATACTGATTCTCCAACGTGGAGCACTCTGTGGAGCCACTTGGAACACCATGTCGAGGATCTCCCTTCCAACCGGAACAACCGATTCGAAGTAGCAGCGTCGCTCAATGAGCTCGCAGGAGCCGGCTTGTTCTGGGGTTGCCCGGTCTCAAAGGCGGGGCCACATCTGCGCCCGACAAAGAGCGCGCCCATTTCGACCCCCGAGTACCGCATTGTCGAGCAGCGGCTCCGGGCGAGTCGCCGCAGGGCGTTCTCGCCCTTTCAACTCTTTGGCAACGGCTCCGTGGGAAGCCAAGCCATCCTTGGCATGGCGATGCTCCACCGCCTGCGGAGCTCGCCGGAGCTTCGGGGCCTGGTGTGGCCGTACGAGACTGGGTTCCAACTTCCTGAAAACGCAGACGTCGTACACGCCGAAATTTGGCCGGGGTGCATCGACGTGGACTTGACCCTACATCCCGTTCGCGACGCGGCCCAGGTGCTGAGCTACGTGAAGTGGGCCGCCTCCCACGATGCCGCGGGCTCCCTGGCGGGATACTTCTCCGATCCCACCACGAATCAAGAGGAGCGCGCCGCGGTTCTGCGACGAGAGGGATGGATACTCGGCGTCGGATCTGCCACGCCGCGAGGCTAGCTCGAGCCGCCCGCCCTCATCAGCGGAGTCGGGGGAGCGCTCGCCTTCACCATGCTTCGCATCAGTCGTGCTCGACCACGGTTCGAGTCGGAGGCGGCAATGGCCAGGATGAGCGCGGCGCCTTGCTTGGCCTCGGCCTCGATGTCATCGCCCAGAGCTCCGGCCTCGCCGGCCAGGGCGGCGGCGTGCGCCGGCGGCAGATCGCGTACCCGGAGATAGAGCCAGGCAAGCAGGCGAGCTGGGCCGAGGCGCCCTCTGGCGTGGAGTCGCGCGAACAAGGCGTACTCCATGAAGTGTTGGGCGAAGGCGTCGGTGCTGGACCGGCGGTGTGTCATGGCTCGTTCCCCTGTTCTCGGAGGCGAGACGACGAGCGCGAGCTCTCGCCTGACACGGGTCAAGACTGGCGTTTCGGAGCGCAATTCTCTTCCGAGCCGAAGTGCTGGACGAACAGCTCCTTGTGCACGGGATCTCGGATCGCGTCCAAGACCATGGCAGCGAACCTGCGGTCCCTCCGCACCCGAGCAGCGAGCTCCACGAAGCGGTGTCCCAGCCTCGAGCCGCACGCTGCACAACCCCGTGCTCGAGGCGCGCCGTGCGTCGGCACACGGAACAGCGCCCGATCTCCGGGCTTCCGCTGGTCACGCGAGCGCTCCGACCCAGGCTTCGAGAACTCGCCGCGCGTCGGTGCCGGGTTCCGCGAAGTCGGGCGCAGCGCGCAGGCTGCGGCGTGCCGCATCTCCGCGCTGCTCGACGACCCACCGCGGATGGTCGCTGCAGTCTTCGACCGGGTCCGGGCTGGAGCCCCCGCCGCACCCGCACGTGACATGCCAGCAGGCGCTCTGGTACCAGCGGAGCGGCGTCGGCTCGATCCACAGCAGGGCCTCGTCGAGCCACCGCGCGTTGTCACAGTCGGCGATCTGCTCCGCAACCTCGACGAGCGCGCGGTGGCCTGGCCCGTGGTGGTAGAGCCACACCGCGATGGCTTGCCCCGCTCTCCAGCTCGATTCCCAGGCGCCGACCTGGGCAACCACCCACACCAGGTCGTCGGGGTCGAGCAGGTGGGATTGCCGCTGCTCCAGCGCGTCGAGGACCACCGCTTCCGCGTCGGCGGTGTTCCGCCGGAGCACCGCCAGTCTGAGGTCGCCTGCCACATCGTCCCGACGAGGTCGTCGATTCGCCGCATTCCAGGCGCTGGCCTGTCGGAACACCTCTCGCGCAGCTTCCTTGTCACCTCGGGCGCGGGCCTCCTTGAGCTGTCGGCCGAAGTCCGGCTTGTCTGCCATTCGAGCCTCCTTGGTGAAGGTGACGATCGCCCGCGTGGAGGCCTGACAGGGGCGTAGAGGCCTGTCAGGTTCGTCGTTCCCACTGCGTCGAGGGGTGACACATGACGCCAGATGACCTTCGGGTTCGGTACGTGGAGGCCCTGGCCGAGCAGGTCCGGGACCGGGAGGCGGTTGGGCTCGATGAGGCGCTGGCCGACATGGGCGCGCAGCTCGCGGGGACCGAGGCCACCGACCTCCGAGACTGGTTCGAGTGCGCCTACGAACGCAGCCGACTCATTGCCGAGGCTGAGCGATACACGGTACCCGACCGGGAAGCGCTCCCGCCAAGTGCCTGCGACACGGAGACGCTGCGCTCGCTCCGTAGCACACTGCGGAAATCAGGGCTCGCGCAAGACCGCCGCGCGATCGACCTCGAGGAGCAAGCGACAGGCGCGGTGTCGAACGCACCCTCGGACATCGTCTCGCACGCTGGGGCCGTCGCAACCAGCGACGCGCGCACCAAGCTCCGCGTCCGTGCCGCGACTTCCGCGATAGAGAGTCGGGCAAGCTCGCAGGCCGAAGGTGAGCTCGATCTCGAGGCCCAGCTGGAACGCCTGGCGCGGGGCGTTCAAGCACTCGGCCAAGACCCGGCCGATGCAGCTGCAGCGTGCGACGTCTGGGTCGCGCACTTGGCTCTGACCTTTGAGATCAGGTTCGCCAGGGACAAAGCGCGCGTCTGTCGCGAAGCGGCCGAACGCATCGACCAGGCGATTGCCCTCGACCTGGACCGCGACCGCAGCGAGCGCCTGAACGGCTATGCCCGGGAGTATCCGGCGCTCGTCGGTTTCATCACGGAGAGCACGAGCCTCCTGGCCGTCGAGATGGCGGATGCCGAAGTTCAGGCCGGTTCCACGGACGACGGGCCGGATGACGATGCGGACCCGGGGGATGAGGAAGACGAGGGCAGCGAACCCTTCGACTGGGACGAAATCAGCCGGAAGCTCTCTGCCGAGCCTTCGACTCCGCCGTCACCGCGAACGTACCCAGAAGCAGTGCTCACGGGCCTCTGGTCGGGGACCGGTCACGCCGTGGTCGCGCTTGGGCTCGGAGCCGTATCGGGCGGCATTCTCGGCTGGGTGTATCCGCTGGGCCAGGGGGTCTCGGGACAGGTTTCGGGAGTACTGATCTTCGGGCTCGTCGGTTCGGCGCTGGTCCCGGCCGCCTGGGGTTGCGTTCTGGTGCTTCAGGCGGCGCTGAAGGTGCTCCAAGTCAACAAGCTGGTCGGAGTCGCGTTGCTCGGCGCCATTGCTGCAGTCCTGGGGGGTGCAGTGGACCTGTGCTGGGGCAGTGAGCCGGTCGCGATCATCGAACGCGGAGGGCTGCTGGCCATCCTGATCGCAAGTGCGGTTGGCCTCGGCGCTGCCGCGGTCGTGATGTTCGCATTGACCGCGATTGCGTTCGCGATCGCGGCGGCGTTCCGCAGATGACCCCAAGCACCCGGGCGAAGGAGTGAACGCTTGCCTGTTCGACCCCTGTCCGAGCTGATCCCATTCGGCGGAAGCGGCGCCGTGCAGCCGCCGCGGGCGAAGTACCGCTTTGCAGAAGGCTCGCTGTGGGTCAGCTTCGCCCCGTTTCTCGGCGTGCAACTGCGGCTGTCCTCGTGGCCCGACGGGCTCGAGCTCTACCGCCAGGACCTCGAAGGCTGGGTCCGCGAAGAGATGGACCCGCAAGTCCTGAACGTTGCCTCCGTGGAACGGCTCCCCGGCTACCATCCAGTTCGACGCTTCGCCGCCGACATCCCGGAGTGGGCACGCCAATCAGCGCGCCGGTACGTCTCCTGGCAACTGACGGTGCTCCGGTTGCTTCGACATTGCCCAGCCGCACGCGATCTGGCTCGGGGGGCTCCGACGTTGCTCTGGCTGTTCGCCTCGGCGGTGGATCGGCGTGACGTGAGCATGCCTCGCGCGTCGCACCTTCTCGAGCACCGACGCGTCGAAGTTCTCCGCTGGTGTGCCGGGGAACAGGCTTCCGCCTCGACGCTTCGCTTCTTGCAGAAGTTCGTCGCAAGCTATTCGCGCGGTGAGCTCGAGCTGCTCCAGCGCGCTCTGTCCGAGCCAGAAGTAGTCGCGTGGTTTCGCCACGAACCGGAGGTTCGGGTCGGCGACCTTCGTCGAGTCGTGCTCACACCACGCCTCCGCCGCTTCCGGTTCTTCCGCGAAGCGGTGGCCCAAGGCGAGGAGCGACCCGAGCTCGTGACGGAGCTCCCGCTGGTCGTGAGGGACGTGCGGCGGCTCGGCGCGGCGCTCGGGAGGCGCGACGTCTCCGCGGTTCTCGACAGATGCCGAACCGTTGCCAATCTGCGACAGCTCCACGATCGATGGAGCGACCTCGTGAACCTCGCAGCCGCGGAGCGCCGATTGCCGGACTATGTCGAACGGTACGGAAGCCACGAGTTCCCACGTGCGCCGCTTCCGGGCACCGAGAGCATCGTGCCCGTTGCCACCGTCGATGAGCTTGCCGCCGAAGGGCGTGAGCTCCGTCACTGCGTGCTCGCCCATGCTCCGGCGATCTTCGAGGGCAGGGCGTACGTTTACCGCGTGCTCGCTCCGGAACGAGCCACGCTCGAAGTCGCGATCCAGGGCTCGGCACTGACGCTGGCGCAGCTCCGGGGAGCCAGGAACGCCAAGGTCAGCGAGGAGACCCAGGAGGCCGTGCTGCGGTGGTTGGCGGGGTGAAGTCGAGGCGGTCCGCGGCCGGAGTCACTTCTCTTCGTCGAGGTCGATGACCTCGGGGGTGACGCCGCGCTCGTCGCTCTTCTGGACAGGTGGATCCTCCTTGGGCTTGCCCTCGTCGCCTTCCGTGCTGGGCGACGCCTTTTCGAGATCCTCGTCCTCGACCGGAGCGCTCGGGGCCGCCTCGGCAGCAGCACGCAGCTCGCGTGCGTGGCGAGACACCGCGGACGAGCGTCGGAGAGCCACGAGCAGGTCTCGAATGCTCCCGCGGTCGACCCGTTTGTTCGAGGTGACGAACTCCGCGGTGAACTCGTCCAGCTTCTCCTCGCCGGCCAAGGCGACCATCACGATCTGGACTCGGTGGTCGCTCGAGAGAAAGCCCCTCTCCTCGACGACTCGCACGGTCGGTTGCAGGACCAGATCCGCGCTGGCGCGCTGCTCGACGACCCTGTAGCCCTGCTTCTCGAGGTGGGACTTGAGCGCGAGATAGACGCCCCCGCTCGCGCCGAAGATATCCTTGGTCGAGACGTAGACTCGGAGAGCGGCAAGCTCTTTCGGTGCGCTCTCCTCCGGTCGGGCGTCTTTGGCAGGAGGTGAAGTCGCGGGGCGGTCGCAGGCACCGAGTCCCGCAGACAGCGCTCCGAGGAGGATGCAGGTTCGCAGCATCGGCAGCTCACAGGGTGAGGACGGCATGGAGTTGGAGGGACCACAGAACGTCCCAGTTGAGCGGCGGGGATTCCTGCTCAGCGCCGGTCGAGCTCCCCGAGCCGGTAGTGTCGGTCTTGTCGTCGGACTTCTTCGAGTAGAAGAACGACGCTCCGCCGATCGACCCGGTGGCCCCGGCCACCAGTGAGGGAGCGCCCGTCGTCAGGGCGCCGAAGTAGCCGACGACCGCGTTGGCTTGGTAGTAGCCGATGGTCCAGTCCTCCGGCAGCGCGTCGGAGAGCTCGAGATCCTGGAGCAGGTGAACCTGCCCGACGCCGAACTGCATCGCGACGTCGTAGTACAGGCGTTCCGGTGAAGGTGGCACGCCCGCGCCGAGCGCCAGTCCAGCTCCACGAAAACGGGCATCGAACACGAACTCATCCAGGTAGGCGTCGCCGACGCGCAGCATGTACGGCTTCGCATAAGCGATGTAGCCGACACCGAGGTAGAAGGGTGGGTACTTGCTGGTCGGGGTCTCCAGCATGCCGGTCTGTCGAGCGTCGTGGTTGTACTGAAGGCCGACGACGAAAGTCTCGAACGACGAGGTCGTGTGAATCGGCTGGGTAGTGAGCGGGAAGCTCGCCGGGTCATCGTTCTGGCTCGCCTTGTGAGGAATGATCCGAACCGGTTGGGTGGGTTGGGCGGTGCTCTCCAACGCGCGCGCCTCGTAGCGCAGCACGGGTTCCCAGTGCTCGCTGATCGGAATGCCCACCATCGCCAGCAACCACGCGGCCTTTGCCGCGACATTGCCTGTCGACTCGGCCGCGGCGGCGAACTCCCCGCGTGGTGCCGCCAGGCCGTTGGACTCGTAGTAGCCCCGATGGATGCGAAGCACGTCGCCCATGTTGGCGTGCAGGTCGAGTTGCCACGTGGTGTACGTCGTGGCCTTCGCGGTCATGGCCGGGTACTGCTGGACGCTCCAGCCGCGGATCCCCCCGCCTCCGATGAGGTCCAGCTCGAATTCGTGAGGGGCGAGCCGAGGGTGTTGCGCGGGCTGGCCGCGCACCGCCAGGGCGACGTCTTGGTCACCAGAATCCGACTCCGGCCAAGGCGGCTCGGGGCCCAGGTTCCGCGGCTCCTCGCTCGGCTGGGCTGCCGGACGGTACCGTGCGCTGGGCTGCGGGCTCCGATACGACGGCGTGCTTGCGCTGGACGCGGGCAGGGCCGTGCGAGTCTTGTCGCGGACCTTCTTGCCGATTGTTCCCTCCGCAGAGGCCGGGCGCGCCAGCGCCAGCGCCAGCATGCACGTGAGCGCAGCGACGCGGCGGCGAGTCGTGCTTGCAGCGTCGTCGCGGTCGGTGGGCATCTGCATCCAGTCGTCGACGATTGCTTTCACGGTATCACGACGCCTTCGGCGCAGGGCCAACCCGATGGGCTTCTCCGCGAGACGTCGTCGCAACGCCTCTCGTTGTCGAAGTCACTGCGAGCTGCGAACGATCCTGTCGCACCGGAGCAGGCGGAGGCGACCCGCACGAGCTCGAACCGGACTCCGCGCTCCCGTCGAACCCGCTCAACGGCGTCCGCGCTTGCCCTCGAAAACCTGCCCTTTCCATCGGTGACCATGACCACGTCCGCCTGTCGGCAGCTCGGCGTATCGAGCGACGTGAGAGCACTCAGGAGTGCAGCGTCAAAGTCTGTCGCACCGTGGAAGCTCTGACC contains:
- a CDS encoding PcfJ domain-containing protein, whose product is MQDIEARLRNLQQVGALRTLHDELADQLIQTDKTFSTDDREKFPRPALRGSKDIVPIRTLAELDAEGRVMQYCSVVYARDVRNRLACIYRVLSPERATLEIDLSGSHPRVAQLRGFQNGPVAHETWQAVFAWHRSALVEWKERQARRKSAKKPTKHAR
- a CDS encoding PcfJ domain-containing protein: MPVRPLSELIPFGGSGAVQPPRAKYRFAEGSLWVSFAPFLGVQLRLSSWPDGLELYRQDLEGWVREEMDPQVLNVASVERLPGYHPVRRFAADIPEWARQSARRYVSWQLTVLRLLRHCPAARDLARGAPTLLWLFASAVDRRDVSMPRASHLLEHRRVEVLRWCAGEQASASTLRFLQKFVASYSRGELELLQRALSEPEVVAWFRHEPEVRVGDLRRVVLTPRLRRFRFFREAVAQGEERPELVTELPLVVRDVRRLGAALGRRDVSAVLDRCRTVANLRQLHDRWSDLVNLAAAERRLPDYVERYGSHEFPRAPLPGTESIVPVATVDELAAEGRELRHCVLAHAPAIFEGRAYVYRVLAPERATLEVAIQGSALTLAQLRGARNAKVSEETQEAVLRWLAG
- a CDS encoding DUF429 domain-containing protein, with product MGIDVAGRSNTWACLIVEQDDGLTLVNGPARRTLAEIVEAATSNEVAAAAVDAQLTYALSEENGFRSSDEQLRALLPAGCRDWVASQNSLMAVPVRGRQLAEALAPRVGTLLETHPRACLQFLLPDQSEAVSGYKKKEDPRRQAWLDALWQGLNAAFSLRGSTPELDDGVIDSTVCALAAWAYHRVPERLRRLNQSASDARGWGPFYVFTR